One window of Pseudobdellovibrionaceae bacterium genomic DNA carries:
- the gcvP gene encoding aminomethyl-transferring glycine dehydrogenase: protein MITRHIGPSKKETQQMLEELDSSSLDELIKKNLPKDILSSVEDKSSLSELDFLKYARYIGSKNTVWRNYIGQGYYPSFLPPVIQKNILSNPSWYTAYTPYQAEISQGRLEALFNFQTMVTELTGMDICNASLLDEATAAAEAISMAWNIARQKKHTAFIDKSIFSQSLAVVKTRSKALGIKLIIDDIKNFTQHDDDFFAVLVQNPNSKGEVNNLKNLKASFKDPKTALLLGVDLLSLNLLSSPLQWKADIVFGTTQRFGLALGFGGPHSAFISCKDQYKRQLPGRLIGLSKDKWGNPALRMALQTREQHIRREKATSNICTSQVLLAVLSSMYAVYHGPKGLKAIAQNIHTKTKQLASQLTQLNYVINNTYFFDTLNILVTPQEQQNIKTHLDKHQINFYFPSNTEIQISIDELITEKEMEEIFHIFSRESFTQKKGEKHAFDESHLPVSQKYQQILLNTSFETWNWSSDLQRTDLVLQQRVFNSYHSETQMMRYIKSLEKKDLALNHSMIPLGSCTMKLTSATSLEPLSWPQWSDIHPFAPLEQAKGYLQMIKELETMLCQLTGLDACSVQPNSGAQGEFAGLLTIAAYHKKNNNHQRNICLVPQSAHGTNPASANMAGMKVVIINCDQKGNIDVEDLKTKAQEHKSTLAALMITYPSTHGVFEESIIDICKIIHDNGGQIYLDGANMNALIGISKPALWPIDVCHLNLHKTFSIPHGGGGPGVGPILVRKHLQNFLPSHPVHNPNSYNEDLKDTHCVSAAPWGSASVLTISWAYLLMLGFKGIKQSTKIAILNANYMAKKLAKHFSILYTGKNNFVAHECIIDCRDFPEKYGASIEDIAKRLMDYGFHSPTMAWPVAGTLMIEPTESESKQEMDRFIQALSSIKKEMQDQPELVTNAPHTLSEITKDEWNYKYSRTQAAYPLPWVKDNKFWPSVGRIDQAYGDKNLICACPSVDSYT from the coding sequence ATGATAACTCGCCACATAGGCCCTAGCAAAAAAGAAACACAACAAATGTTAGAGGAGCTTGACTCCTCTTCATTAGATGAATTAATTAAAAAAAACTTACCTAAAGACATTTTATCCTCTGTTGAGGATAAAAGCAGTTTGTCAGAATTAGATTTTTTAAAATACGCTAGGTACATTGGTTCTAAAAATACCGTTTGGCGTAATTATATAGGCCAAGGCTATTACCCTAGTTTTTTACCTCCTGTTATACAAAAAAATATTTTATCTAACCCTAGCTGGTACACCGCCTACACTCCTTATCAGGCAGAAATTTCCCAAGGCCGATTAGAGGCTTTATTTAATTTTCAAACTATGGTGACCGAGCTTACAGGTATGGATATTTGCAATGCTTCTTTGCTAGATGAGGCCACCGCAGCTGCCGAAGCCATTAGCATGGCGTGGAATATTGCACGGCAAAAAAAACACACAGCCTTTATTGATAAGTCCATTTTTTCTCAAAGCCTTGCGGTAGTAAAAACACGCAGTAAAGCTTTGGGTATAAAACTAATTATTGATGATATTAAAAACTTTACCCAGCATGACGACGATTTTTTTGCAGTGCTAGTGCAAAACCCTAATTCCAAAGGAGAGGTAAATAATTTAAAAAACTTAAAGGCTTCTTTTAAAGATCCAAAAACGGCATTACTTTTAGGGGTAGATTTACTAAGCCTAAATTTGCTAAGCTCCCCCCTCCAATGGAAGGCCGATATTGTTTTTGGAACAACGCAAAGGTTTGGATTAGCTTTAGGTTTTGGAGGCCCACACTCTGCATTTATTTCTTGCAAAGACCAATATAAACGACAACTCCCTGGCCGATTAATTGGCTTATCTAAAGATAAGTGGGGAAATCCTGCTTTAAGAATGGCCTTACAAACTAGAGAGCAACATATTCGTAGAGAAAAAGCGACCAGTAATATTTGCACCTCGCAAGTGTTACTAGCGGTGTTGTCTTCTATGTATGCTGTTTATCATGGGCCAAAAGGTTTAAAAGCTATTGCGCAAAATATTCATACTAAAACGAAACAACTGGCGTCTCAACTTACGCAATTAAATTATGTAATTAATAATACTTATTTTTTTGACACACTAAATATTTTGGTTACTCCACAAGAGCAGCAAAATATTAAAACGCACTTAGATAAACACCAAATTAATTTTTATTTTCCCTCTAACACAGAAATACAAATTTCTATAGACGAATTAATTACAGAAAAAGAAATGGAAGAAATTTTTCATATTTTTTCTAGAGAAAGCTTTACTCAAAAAAAGGGCGAGAAACATGCCTTTGACGAAAGTCACCTTCCTGTTAGTCAAAAATATCAGCAAATTTTATTAAACACTTCTTTTGAAACTTGGAATTGGAGTTCTGATTTACAAAGAACCGACTTGGTTTTACAACAACGCGTTTTTAACTCTTATCATTCCGAAACACAAATGATGAGATATATTAAATCTTTAGAAAAAAAAGACTTAGCTTTAAATCACTCTATGATTCCACTAGGGTCTTGTACTATGAAATTAACCTCTGCGACTTCGCTAGAGCCTTTATCGTGGCCTCAATGGAGCGACATACACCCCTTTGCTCCTTTGGAACAAGCCAAGGGCTATTTACAAATGATTAAAGAATTAGAAACTATGCTATGCCAGTTAACAGGTCTTGATGCTTGCTCTGTACAACCCAATTCGGGAGCACAGGGTGAATTTGCAGGATTGTTAACCATTGCGGCTTACCATAAAAAAAATAATAACCATCAAAGAAATATTTGTTTAGTTCCCCAATCTGCTCACGGAACCAATCCTGCAAGTGCAAATATGGCGGGAATGAAAGTGGTTATTATTAACTGTGACCAAAAAGGCAATATTGATGTTGAGGATTTAAAAACAAAAGCCCAAGAACATAAAAGCACTTTAGCGGCATTAATGATTACCTATCCCTCCACTCACGGAGTTTTTGAAGAAAGCATTATAGACATTTGCAAAATTATTCATGACAATGGTGGGCAAATTTATTTAGATGGCGCTAACATGAATGCTTTAATTGGTATTTCTAAACCTGCACTATGGCCTATTGATGTTTGCCATCTTAACTTACATAAAACTTTTTCTATACCTCATGGAGGGGGAGGGCCAGGCGTCGGCCCTATTTTAGTGCGTAAACATTTACAAAATTTTTTGCCTTCTCACCCTGTACATAATCCCAATTCTTATAATGAAGATTTAAAAGATACCCATTGTGTTAGCGCAGCCCCTTGGGGAAGTGCTAGTGTTTTAACTATTTCTTGGGCCTATTTATTAATGCTTGGGTTTAAAGGTATAAAACAATCTACAAAAATAGCTATTTTAAATGCTAACTATATGGCTAAAAAATTAGCAAAACATTTTTCTATTTTATATACAGGAAAAAATAATTTTGTAGCCCACGAGTGCATTATTGACTGTCGCGACTTTCCAGAAAAGTACGGAGCTAGTATTGAAGACATTGCTAAACGCTTAATGGATTACGGCTTTCACTCCCCCACAATGGCATGGCCTGTTGCGGGAACTTTAATGATCGAACCCACAGAAAGTGAAAGCAAACAAGAAATGGACCGCTTTATACAAGCCTTATCTTCTATAAAAAAAGAAATGCAAGATCAACCCGAGCTAGTAACCAATGCCCCTCATACTTTAAGTGAAATAACCAAAGACGAATGGAATTATAAATACTCTAGAACGCAAGCTGCATATCCTTTACCATGGGTAAAAGACAATAAATTTTGGCCCTCTGTAGGGCGCATTGACCAAGCCTATGGAGATAAAAATTTAATTTGCGCTTGCCCTTCGGTGGATAGTTACACTTAG
- the udk gene encoding uridine kinase: protein MHKSFYIVVISGGSGAGKSTFSNALLKKIGTENVQILSQDNYYVDQSQQFDGDGKSVNFDHPRSLDFSLLLKHICSLKNGENVKTPVYDFVTHTRQAVARTFSPKPILIVEGTLVMAQKEIRKISDLLIFVDCNEDLRLKRRLSRDVVERGRTEEGVREQFINQVAPMHNQFVEPSKTFANIIVSVSDFEKKINEVVLQLNRGSDPQIP, encoded by the coding sequence ATGCACAAGTCATTTTATATTGTTGTTATTAGTGGAGGTAGTGGTGCAGGAAAAAGCACTTTTTCTAATGCACTTTTAAAAAAAATAGGTACAGAGAATGTACAAATTTTGAGTCAAGATAATTACTATGTGGATCAAAGTCAGCAGTTTGATGGAGATGGTAAAAGTGTAAATTTTGATCACCCTCGGTCTTTGGATTTTTCGTTACTGTTAAAACATATTTGTTCTTTAAAAAATGGAGAAAATGTTAAAACTCCCGTTTATGATTTTGTTACTCACACTAGGCAGGCGGTAGCCCGCACTTTTTCACCCAAGCCCATTTTAATTGTAGAGGGTACTTTAGTAATGGCTCAAAAAGAAATTAGAAAGATTAGTGATTTACTAATTTTTGTAGATTGCAATGAAGATCTTCGTTTAAAAAGACGGTTAAGTCGTGATGTTGTAGAAAGGGGTAGAACAGAAGAGGGGGTAAGGGAACAGTTTATTAATCAAGTGGCCCCCATGCATAATCAATTTGTAGAGCCCTCTAAAACTTTTGCTAATATTATCGTTAGCGTTAGTGATTTTGAAAAAAAAATAAACGAAGTGGTTTTGCAATTAAATAGAGGGTCAGACCCCCAGATTCCCTAA
- a CDS encoding acyl-CoA thioesterase, translating to MQDTNTENTNNDYSELTLSTRVVAMPADTNPDGDMFGGWVLSAMDLAGSLIAKKIAKGRVVTIGVNSMTFLLPVFVGDTLCCYVKLLKTGNTSITIHIEAWASRQYESKRVKVTEGVFTYVSIYSNRKPRSITDEYK from the coding sequence ATGCAAGATACAAATACAGAAAACACCAATAATGATTATTCCGAATTAACCCTAAGCACTCGTGTGGTAGCTATGCCCGCCGACACTAATCCTGATGGCGATATGTTTGGCGGATGGGTGTTGTCGGCCATGGATTTGGCAGGGTCTTTAATAGCAAAAAAAATTGCCAAAGGAAGAGTGGTAACCATCGGTGTAAATTCTATGACTTTTTTATTGCCAGTATTTGTTGGAGATACACTTTGCTGTTATGTAAAATTATTAAAAACAGGAAACACCTCTATTACCATACATATAGAGGCGTGGGCCAGCCGACAATACGAAAGCAAAAGAGTTAAAGTTACAGAGGGGGTTTTTACCTATGTTTCTATTTATTCTAACAGAAAACCACGAAGCATTACTGATGAATACAAATAA